A genomic stretch from Deinococcus radiotolerans includes:
- a CDS encoding response regulator — protein sequence MTSSRHLCILLIDDNPADCLLAEEAFEMHAEQVTVKVIQDGQNALNWLQAQAAKDSLPDVVLLDVNMPAMSGFEVLTAIRGDTTFRHLPVVMLTTSDREEDIDRAYELVASSYLVKRRDFQGFLDQVDSLVRFWSQVRFRRRTNLMS from the coding sequence ATGACTTCTTCCCGTCACCTGTGCATCCTGCTGATCGACGACAATCCGGCCGATTGTCTGCTGGCGGAAGAGGCGTTCGAGATGCATGCGGAGCAGGTCACCGTGAAAGTTATCCAGGACGGACAGAACGCACTGAACTGGCTTCAGGCGCAGGCGGCGAAGGATTCACTGCCGGACGTGGTGCTGCTGGATGTCAACATGCCCGCCATGAGCGGCTTTGAGGTCCTGACGGCCATTCGCGGGGACACGACGTTCCGGCACCTGCCGGTGGTGATGCTGACCACGTCCGACCGGGAGGAAGATATTGACCGGGCGTACGAACTTGTCGCGAGTTCCTACCTGGTCAAGCGGCGGGATTTCCAGGGCTTCCTGGATCAGGTGGACAGCCTGGTGCGCTTCTGGAGTCAGGTCCGTTTCCGGCGGCGAACGAACCTGATGAGCTGA
- a CDS encoding glycogen synthase: MRVVHVASEVFPFSRSGGLGDVLGALPAQQARLGAQVTVVSPWYADITQAVREVWRGPLEVPGSVPLTDVRVGAFTEGGVQFLFVGLDAFDRPGLYFPDDVWRFTQFGRAVLPALEQVGVVPDVLHGHDWQAGLVVARARLAGLRAVFSVHNLQYQGRWNLMDGVGWTGLPDGVFTAEGLEFHGDVNLMKAGLVFASQVTTVSPTYAQEITTPEYGEGLDGLLIRLTHEGRLSGILNGLDQERWDPRTDADITPFGQLAGKAACGAALRAEFGLDDAPILATVSRLAEQKGMDLLIAALPELTRAWNVVVLGGGDPRLEAGLREWDAHPRVAFAQGMNEPLAHRIYAGADAFAMPSRFEPCGLSQMIAMRYGTLPVVRETGGLVDTVPHEVGFRFAGATPEALADACAAARLTFDDHAEWAARAQEAMSLDFSWDGPTREYLGLYARVLSGPLRPLVGLERA, translated from the coding sequence ATGCGTGTCGTGCATGTGGCGTCCGAGGTGTTTCCGTTCTCGCGGTCCGGCGGGCTGGGTGATGTGCTGGGGGCGCTGCCCGCGCAGCAGGCCCGGCTGGGCGCGCAGGTGACGGTGGTGTCCCCGTGGTACGCGGACATCACGCAGGCGGTGCGGGAGGTGTGGCGTGGTCCGCTGGAGGTGCCGGGTTCGGTGCCGCTGACGGACGTGCGGGTGGGGGCGTTCACGGAGGGCGGCGTGCAGTTCCTGTTCGTGGGGCTGGACGCGTTTGACCGTCCGGGGTTGTACTTCCCGGATGACGTGTGGCGCTTCACGCAGTTCGGGCGGGCGGTGCTGCCCGCGCTGGAGCAGGTGGGGGTGGTGCCGGACGTGCTGCACGGGCATGACTGGCAGGCGGGTCTGGTGGTGGCGCGGGCGCGGCTGGCGGGCCTGCGGGCGGTATTCAGCGTGCATAACCTTCAGTACCAGGGGCGCTGGAACCTGATGGACGGGGTGGGCTGGACGGGCCTGCCGGACGGGGTGTTCACGGCTGAGGGCCTGGAGTTCCACGGGGACGTGAACCTGATGAAGGCGGGGCTGGTGTTCGCGTCGCAGGTCACGACGGTCAGTCCGACGTACGCGCAGGAGATCACCACGCCGGAGTACGGGGAGGGTCTGGATGGCCTTCTGATCCGCCTGACGCATGAGGGGCGTCTGAGTGGCATCCTGAACGGCCTGGATCAGGAGCGCTGGGATCCGCGGACGGACGCGGACATCACGCCGTTCGGGCAGCTGGCGGGCAAGGCGGCGTGCGGGGCGGCGCTGCGGGCCGAGTTCGGGCTGGATGACGCGCCCATCCTGGCGACCGTCAGTCGCCTCGCGGAGCAGAAGGGCATGGACCTGCTGATCGCGGCGCTGCCCGAACTGACGCGGGCGTGGAATGTGGTGGTGCTGGGCGGCGGTGATCCGCGCCTGGAGGCGGGGCTGCGCGAGTGGGACGCGCACCCGCGCGTGGCGTTCGCGCAGGGCATGAATGAGCCGCTGGCGCACCGCATCTACGCGGGAGCGGACGCGTTTGCGATGCCCAGCCGCTTTGAGCCGTGCGGCCTGTCGCAGATGATCGCCATGCGGTACGGGACGCTGCCGGTGGTGCGTGAGACGGGTGGGCTGGTGGACACCGTGCCGCACGAGGTGGGGTTCCGCTTTGCCGGAGCGACCCCGGAAGCTCTGGCGGACGCGTGCGCGGCGGCGAGGTTGACTTTCGATGACCACGCGGAGTGGGCAGCGCGCGCGCAGGAGGCCATGAGTCTGGATTTCAGCTGGGACGGCCCGACCCGGGAGTACCTGGGCCTGTATGCTCGGGTCCTGAGTGGGCCGCTGCGGCCCCTGGTAGGCCTGGAGCGGGCGTGA
- a CDS encoding RNA methyltransferase, giving the protein MNLAVVLVSPKTPGNIGSAARAMLNMGARDLRLVAPRCDHLDSGAVAMAVHAADLLRGAKVYPTLREALADRDLSVGTTARLRADLAPPQHPAYVRPLVRAAAAPALVFGPEETGLINSDLEQCQVAVRIPTGDYASLNLAQAVLLVCYEFLQGQEDLPERQRKTATREEMEALYGHLRETMTLIGYTDAVRARHTLRLWRAVLDRALMSSAESRLFRGLLRQVQWKVDDAAARGTTEPRTAPVAGAPAGDEQLED; this is encoded by the coding sequence GTGAATCTCGCGGTTGTGCTTGTGTCCCCCAAAACTCCGGGCAATATCGGGTCGGCGGCGCGCGCCATGCTAAACATGGGCGCGCGGGACCTGCGGCTGGTCGCGCCGCGCTGCGATCACCTGGATTCCGGCGCGGTGGCCATGGCGGTGCACGCCGCGGATCTGCTGCGTGGGGCGAAGGTGTACCCGACGCTGCGTGAGGCGCTGGCCGACCGGGACCTGAGCGTGGGCACCACGGCGCGCCTGCGGGCGGATCTGGCCCCGCCGCAGCATCCGGCGTACGTTCGCCCGCTGGTGCGCGCGGCGGCCGCGCCCGCGCTGGTGTTCGGGCCGGAGGAGACGGGGCTGATCAACAGTGACCTGGAGCAGTGTCAGGTGGCGGTGCGCATCCCGACCGGGGATTACGCGAGCTTGAACCTCGCGCAGGCGGTGCTGCTGGTGTGCTACGAGTTCCTGCAGGGGCAGGAGGATCTGCCCGAGCGGCAGCGCAAGACGGCCACGCGTGAGGAGATGGAGGCCCTGTACGGGCACCTGCGCGAGACGATGACCCTGATCGGGTACACGGACGCGGTGCGCGCGCGGCACACGCTGCGGCTGTGGCGGGCGGTGCTGGACCGCGCGCTGATGAGCAGCGCCGAGAGCCGCCTGTTCCGCGGCCTGCTGCGGCAGGTGCAGTGGAAGGTCGACGACGCCGCGGCGCGCGGCACGACCGAACCCAGGACCGCTCCGGTGGCGGGCGCACCGGCGGGCGACGAACAACTCGAAGACTGA
- a CDS encoding GAF domain-containing sensor histidine kinase, producing the protein MTDAPAPRQPTPDALTPDLSPAPDALEDTPVRGRGPRSFRLSDRVRVVRNVLPPLIVLVVGVVEFLISLLRSPTQELWAHLLFYGLVGPAVTYFSVEWIAEGTRARERAERQLLDLYGELRVSHARLGAVQELMRDLSDAADMGAVLDVAARGAVRVTGAQRATLTVPGGLSGTARADGAEPAGPLHPLKVPVPGGGALALHFQEAPPADAEALAQALAAEVARGVEAVRQRTLDLMTLYSVDQSIRAERNMRRLLGRVTHAMAGRVGAGARAVVLSDQDGVLRLEYAQDAHGERRGGVAPAFAQRVAQAEAPLKAAEAEAGEVFPEARSVLGLPMRDEEGLVGVLLLGDPDPNAFDDARVSLLGLMAGQATLAVRNARAYLYSEELAISDERARIAREIHDGVAQSLAFAALKLDLVARQLHSDPAKAEAEVRAATTLLREQIREVRRSIFALRPIDLERYGLLETVRRYVLDFGEQNNLRVNLNVSGDVHLAPGDEAVVFRILQESLNNVAKHARAQEVKVTLHGAEQVTLRVQDDGAGFDPETITGRVSSAGGLGLLQMRERIEARGGLYRVLSSPGHGTLVEAELPQG; encoded by the coding sequence ATGACGGACGCTCCTGCGCCGCGCCAGCCCACTCCTGACGCCCTGACCCCCGACCTCTCCCCCGCCCCGGACGCGCTGGAGGACACCCCGGTGCGGGGGCGCGGGCCGCGCAGTTTCCGCCTGTCGGACCGCGTGCGGGTCGTGCGCAACGTGCTACCGCCGCTGATCGTGCTGGTGGTCGGGGTGGTGGAGTTCCTGATCTCGCTGCTGCGCAGTCCCACGCAGGAACTCTGGGCGCACCTGCTGTTCTACGGACTGGTGGGGCCGGCCGTGACGTACTTCAGCGTGGAATGGATCGCGGAGGGCACCCGCGCGCGTGAGCGGGCCGAACGGCAGCTGCTGGACCTGTACGGTGAGCTGCGGGTGTCGCACGCGCGGCTAGGCGCGGTGCAGGAACTCATGCGCGACCTGTCGGACGCGGCGGACATGGGCGCGGTACTGGACGTCGCGGCGCGCGGCGCGGTCCGCGTGACGGGCGCGCAGCGGGCCACGCTGACCGTACCGGGCGGCCTGAGTGGCACAGCCCGCGCCGACGGGGCTGAACCGGCGGGGCCGCTGCACCCGCTGAAGGTGCCGGTGCCGGGCGGCGGGGCGCTGGCGCTGCACTTTCAGGAGGCTCCCCCGGCGGACGCGGAGGCCCTGGCGCAGGCGCTGGCAGCGGAGGTGGCGCGCGGCGTGGAGGCGGTGCGGCAGCGGACGCTGGACCTGATGACGCTGTACTCGGTGGATCAGAGCATCCGCGCGGAGCGGAACATGCGCCGCCTGCTGGGCCGCGTGACGCACGCCATGGCGGGCCGCGTGGGCGCGGGCGCGCGCGCGGTGGTCCTGAGTGACCAGGACGGCGTGCTGCGCCTGGAGTACGCGCAGGACGCGCACGGCGAGCGGCGAGGCGGGGTCGCCCCGGCGTTCGCGCAGCGGGTCGCGCAGGCCGAGGCGCCCCTGAAGGCCGCGGAAGCAGAGGCCGGGGAGGTCTTCCCGGAGGCGCGCAGCGTGCTGGGCCTGCCCATGCGGGACGAGGAGGGCCTGGTGGGCGTGCTGCTGCTGGGCGACCCGGACCCGAACGCCTTCGATGACGCGCGGGTGTCGCTGCTGGGCCTGATGGCGGGTCAGGCAACACTGGCGGTCCGCAACGCGCGGGCGTACCTGTACTCGGAGGAACTGGCGATCAGTGACGAGCGCGCCCGCATTGCCCGGGAAATCCACGACGGGGTGGCGCAGTCCCTGGCCTTCGCGGCGCTGAAGCTGGACCTCGTGGCCCGCCAGCTGCACTCGGACCCCGCGAAGGCCGAGGCGGAGGTGCGCGCCGCGACGACGCTACTGCGCGAGCAGATCCGCGAGGTGCGCCGCTCGATCTTCGCGCTGCGCCCCATTGACCTGGAACGCTACGGCCTGCTGGAGACCGTGCGGCGGTACGTGCTGGATTTCGGCGAGCAGAACAACCTGCGCGTGAACCTGAACGTCAGTGGGGACGTGCACCTCGCACCGGGGGACGAGGCGGTCGTGTTCCGCATCCTGCAGGAGAGCCTGAACAACGTCGCCAAGCACGCCCGCGCGCAGGAGGTCAAGGTGACGCTGCACGGCGCGGAGCAGGTGACGCTGCGTGTGCAGGACGACGGCGCGGGCTTCGACCCGGAAACCATCACGGGCCGCGTGAGCAGCGCGGGCGGCCTGGGCCTCCTGCAGATGCGTGAACGGATCGAGGCGCGCGGCGGGCTGTACCGCGTGCTGTCCAGTCCGGGGCACGGCACGCTGGTCGAGGCGGAACTCCCGCAGGGCTGA
- the glgP gene encoding alpha-glucan family phosphorylase produces the protein MNVIGKVTVLPQLPPSIARLSELAYNLYWSWTPHAQALYEELDAPNWERFQHNPVRQLLEVPQARLEQAAADPAYLARYAKVMADFDAYMGKQDTWAAKNAASMKPVAYFSMEYAFHESLPIYSGGLGVLAGDHCKSASDLGIPFTAVGMLFHQGYFRQLFDKDGWQNEAYDELDLTTLPITPALTEKGEEARVKVRIGERDVHVRIWNLNVGRIKVLLLDTNVPENSEDDRKLTARLYGGNQELRVQQYVLLGVAGIRALRVLNVPGDVYHMNEGHAALLGLERTREYVARGLDFKTALETVASSTLFTTHTPVAAGNDAFAYDLMDRYIGAWPAQLATSRDELYRLAEHEQMWDGHPVPTFSMTVFALNMSRAANGVSELHGEVSRDMWKFLYPGAETEEVPIGHVTNGAHNLTFTSQAMRDLLGTVLPVDWTERLEDEQMWTAVEKLTDQQLQDVQRDMKRDMITFVRGRMREQMLRNGASAADVAATDTLLDENTLTIGFARRFATYKRATLLFRDKARLSRIVNHPERPVQFVFAGKAHPADNPGKSFIQEIYKISQEPEFRGKIVILENYDMHVARHLVQGVDIWLNNPRRPLEASGTSGMKASFNGSPNLSILDGWWREGYDGTNGWPIGEEREYADLNVQDDADAFSMYHTLETDITPRYYGGLSGQPSWASTVRRAIQTVSPRFSMQRQVIDYVQKYYQPIGERGAKLASGNSTRAREIAAWKGWVRQQWPYTTLTAQAQLPATAHPGQTVPVSAQVNPAGINLDELRVEAVLNRGGHLTRVPLTSRGGGTYSADLPLKDSGLYSVGVRMVPVLDGLSNDLEAGLIKWA, from the coding sequence ATGAACGTCATTGGGAAAGTCACTGTGCTGCCTCAGCTGCCGCCCAGCATCGCGCGGCTGTCTGAGCTGGCTTACAACCTCTACTGGTCGTGGACGCCGCACGCTCAGGCGCTGTACGAGGAACTTGACGCCCCAAATTGGGAGCGCTTCCAACACAATCCGGTCCGTCAGCTGCTCGAGGTGCCCCAGGCCCGCCTGGAACAGGCCGCCGCCGACCCCGCATACCTCGCGCGCTACGCGAAGGTCATGGCCGACTTCGACGCCTACATGGGCAAGCAGGACACCTGGGCCGCGAAGAACGCCGCCAGCATGAAGCCGGTCGCGTACTTCAGCATGGAGTACGCCTTCCACGAGTCCCTGCCCATCTACTCCGGCGGCCTGGGCGTCCTGGCGGGCGACCATTGCAAGAGCGCCTCGGACCTCGGGATTCCCTTCACGGCAGTCGGCATGCTGTTCCACCAGGGCTACTTCCGGCAGCTGTTCGACAAGGACGGCTGGCAGAACGAGGCGTACGACGAACTTGACCTGACCACCCTGCCCATCACGCCGGCCCTGACCGAGAAGGGTGAGGAGGCGCGCGTGAAGGTCCGCATCGGCGAGCGCGACGTGCACGTCCGCATCTGGAACCTGAACGTGGGCCGCATCAAGGTGTTGCTGCTCGACACGAACGTCCCCGAGAACAGCGAGGACGACCGCAAGCTCACGGCCCGCCTGTACGGCGGCAACCAGGAACTGCGCGTGCAGCAGTACGTCCTGCTGGGCGTCGCGGGCATCCGCGCGCTGCGCGTCCTGAACGTCCCCGGCGACGTGTACCACATGAACGAGGGCCACGCCGCGCTGCTGGGTCTGGAACGCACCCGCGAGTACGTAGCGCGCGGCCTGGACTTCAAGACCGCCCTGGAAACGGTGGCCAGCTCGACGCTGTTCACCACGCATACGCCCGTCGCCGCCGGGAACGACGCCTTCGCGTACGACCTGATGGACCGCTACATCGGCGCGTGGCCCGCGCAGCTCGCCACCAGCCGCGACGAGCTGTACCGGCTCGCCGAGCACGAGCAGATGTGGGACGGCCACCCGGTGCCCACCTTCTCCATGACGGTGTTCGCGCTGAACATGAGCCGCGCGGCGAACGGCGTGTCCGAACTGCACGGCGAGGTCAGCCGCGACATGTGGAAATTCCTGTACCCCGGCGCGGAAACCGAGGAGGTGCCGATCGGGCACGTCACGAACGGCGCGCACAACCTCACGTTCACCAGCCAGGCCATGCGGGACCTGCTGGGCACCGTCTTGCCCGTCGACTGGACCGAGCGGCTGGAAGACGAGCAGATGTGGACGGCCGTGGAGAAGCTGACCGACCAGCAGCTGCAGGACGTGCAGCGCGACATGAAGCGCGACATGATCACCTTCGTGCGCGGCCGCATGCGCGAGCAGATGCTCCGCAACGGGGCGTCCGCCGCCGACGTGGCCGCCACCGACACCCTGCTCGACGAAAACACCCTGACCATCGGCTTCGCGCGCCGCTTCGCGACGTACAAGCGCGCCACGCTGCTGTTCCGCGACAAGGCCCGCCTGAGCCGCATCGTGAACCACCCCGAGCGGCCCGTGCAGTTCGTGTTCGCCGGGAAGGCCCACCCGGCCGACAACCCCGGCAAGTCCTTCATCCAGGAGATCTACAAGATCAGCCAGGAACCCGAGTTCCGCGGCAAGATCGTCATCCTGGAAAACTACGACATGCACGTCGCCCGTCACCTCGTGCAGGGCGTGGACATCTGGCTGAACAACCCCCGCCGCCCCCTGGAGGCCTCCGGCACCAGCGGCATGAAGGCCAGCTTCAACGGCAGCCCCAACCTGTCCATCCTCGACGGCTGGTGGCGTGAAGGCTACGACGGCACGAACGGCTGGCCCATCGGCGAGGAACGCGAGTACGCCGACCTGAACGTCCAGGACGACGCGGACGCCTTCAGCATGTACCACACGCTGGAAACCGACATCACCCCCCGCTACTACGGCGGCCTGAGCGGCCAGCCCAGCTGGGCGTCCACGGTGCGCCGCGCCATCCAGACGGTCAGCCCGCGCTTCTCCATGCAGCGTCAGGTGATTGACTACGTGCAGAAGTACTACCAGCCCATCGGGGAGCGCGGCGCGAAACTGGCCAGTGGGAACAGCACCCGCGCCCGCGAGATCGCCGCGTGGAAGGGCTGGGTCCGCCAGCAGTGGCCCTACACCACCCTGACTGCCCAGGCGCAGCTGCCCGCCACCGCCCACCCCGGCCAGACCGTCCCCGTGAGCGCGCAGGTGAACCCGGCCGGGATCAACCTGGACGAACTGCGCGTCGAGGCCGTGCTGAACCGCGGCGGCCACCTGACCCGCGTGCCCCTGACCAGCCGCGGCGGCGGCACGTACAGCGCCGACCTGCCCCTGAAGGACAGCGGCCTGTACTCGGTCGGCGTGCGCATGGTGCCCGTCCTGGACGGCCTGAGCAACGACCTGGAAGCGGGCCTGATCAAGTGGGCCTGA
- a CDS encoding carboxymuconolactone decarboxylase family protein, producing the protein MSEQLERGKRKRAQVMGQEYVDRAFSGDPEAFGADYQRFLTEYAWGAAWGRGNLTDRERHMVTLGILAALGREREFEGHVRATRNTGVSERDLSDVLHQVAIYAGVPAGLSGFTIARRVLEERD; encoded by the coding sequence ATGAGCGAGCAACTGGAGCGTGGGAAACGCAAACGCGCGCAGGTCATGGGGCAGGAGTACGTGGACCGGGCGTTCAGTGGGGATCCCGAAGCGTTCGGCGCGGACTACCAGCGCTTTCTCACCGAGTACGCCTGGGGCGCCGCGTGGGGCCGCGGAAACCTAACCGACCGGGAGCGGCACATGGTCACGCTGGGCATCCTGGCCGCGCTGGGCCGCGAGCGGGAGTTCGAGGGGCACGTCCGCGCCACCCGCAACACCGGCGTGAGCGAACGGGACCTGAGCGACGTGCTGCATCAGGTGGCGATCTACGCGGGCGTCCCGGCGGGCCTGAGCGGATTCACCATTGCCAGGCGGGTGCTGGAGGAGCGGGACTAA
- a CDS encoding EamA family transporter — translation MLSIQGGAAFAKTLFPTLGPAGTTTVRVALAAALLMLVFRPALHRLTWVQWRAILPYGAALGLMNLAFYESLRLLPLGLAVTLEFVGPLLLSLALSRRPLDVAWVALAGLGIVLISPLGSGGATNAPVMGIVLALVAGGMWALYILAGGAVGRRVPGTTGVVAGMLVAALVTVPFGVIQAGPALLAPHALLLGLGVAVLSSALPYTLEMRALRAIPARIFGVMMSVEPALAALSGLLFLGERLSAVQWAAMACVIAASAGINLTGRASAHSEPEPVN, via the coding sequence ATGCTGAGCATTCAGGGTGGCGCGGCCTTCGCGAAGACGCTGTTTCCCACGCTGGGCCCGGCCGGGACGACCACGGTCCGCGTGGCGCTGGCCGCGGCGCTGCTGATGCTGGTGTTCCGCCCCGCCCTGCACCGCCTGACGTGGGTGCAGTGGCGCGCGATCCTGCCGTACGGCGCGGCGCTGGGCCTGATGAACCTCGCGTTCTACGAGTCGCTGCGGCTGCTGCCGCTGGGGCTGGCGGTCACGCTGGAGTTCGTGGGGCCGCTGCTGCTGTCACTGGCGCTGTCGCGTCGCCCGCTGGACGTGGCGTGGGTGGCGCTGGCCGGGCTGGGCATCGTGCTCATCTCGCCCCTCGGCAGCGGCGGGGCCACGAACGCACCGGTCATGGGGATCGTGCTGGCGCTCGTGGCGGGCGGCATGTGGGCGCTGTACATCCTGGCGGGGGGCGCAGTGGGCCGGCGGGTGCCCGGGACGACCGGTGTGGTCGCGGGCATGCTGGTGGCCGCGCTGGTGACCGTGCCCTTTGGGGTGATTCAGGCGGGTCCGGCCCTCCTGGCGCCGCACGCGTTGCTGCTGGGGCTGGGCGTGGCGGTGCTGTCGAGCGCCCTGCCGTACACCCTGGAGATGCGGGCCCTGCGCGCCATTCCCGCCCGGATCTTCGGGGTGATGATGAGCGTCGAGCCGGCCCTAGCGGCCCTGAGCGGCCTGCTGTTCCTGGGCGAGCGCCTGAGTGCCGTGCAGTGGGCCGCGATGGCCTGCGTGATCGCCGCCAGTGCGGGCATCAACCTGACCGGCCGGGCCAGCGCGCACAGCGAACCTGAGCCCGTGAACTAG
- a CDS encoding ABC transporter ATP-binding protein, whose protein sequence is MTVPQADVLRAVQHNSPNALELRGITKRFPLVLANDNISMQVRWGSVHALCGENGAGKSTLMKIVYGIQPPTSGEIVVDGEVVNLSDPSEAIKRGIGMVFQHFMLVETLTVTENVILGMEPTSGGSINYAAARKRVAELIKQFNFALNPDAIVGELPVGLQQKVEILKTLYRGARILILDEPTAVLTPSETDELFDFLVNQYAKSGNAVVFISHKLHEVLQISDTISVIRDGRMIGTIPTQGATTEILARMMVGRDVTLKVNKAPATPGQVALDVQNVIVKGEHRNAVDGVSFQVRAGEIVGIAGVEGNGQSELVEAITGLHPYQGQITYLGKSARGVRDVEASGLSHVPEDRNERGLVLEMSTAENFILGEHDRAPFAGPMGLLKQDVIEENARALSEQYDVRPRSATLPAGSYSGGNAQKIIVAREMRKGPKILVASQPTRGVDIGAIEFIHARIVEARDQGLAVLLVSADLGEVMSLADRILVMYEGKVVGEVNAANATETQLGLLMTGSGQDTTTTKAGW, encoded by the coding sequence ATGACTGTTCCACAGGCCGACGTTCTGCGCGCGGTTCAGCACAACTCCCCGAACGCGCTGGAGTTGCGCGGCATCACCAAACGCTTCCCCCTCGTGCTCGCCAACGACAACATCTCCATGCAGGTCCGCTGGGGCAGCGTGCACGCCCTGTGCGGCGAGAACGGCGCGGGCAAGAGCACCCTGATGAAGATCGTGTACGGCATCCAGCCCCCCACCAGCGGCGAGATCGTCGTGGACGGCGAGGTCGTGAACCTCAGCGACCCCAGCGAGGCCATCAAGCGCGGCATCGGCATGGTCTTCCAGCACTTCATGCTCGTCGAGACGCTGACCGTCACCGAGAACGTCATCCTGGGCATGGAACCCACCAGCGGCGGCTCCATCAACTACGCCGCGGCCCGCAAGCGCGTCGCGGAACTCATCAAGCAGTTCAACTTCGCCCTGAACCCCGACGCCATCGTGGGGGAGCTGCCCGTCGGTCTCCAGCAGAAAGTCGAGATTCTCAAGACCCTCTACCGCGGCGCGCGCATCCTGATTCTCGACGAGCCCACCGCCGTCCTGACGCCCAGCGAGACGGACGAACTGTTCGACTTCCTAGTCAACCAGTACGCCAAGAGCGGCAACGCCGTCGTGTTCATCAGCCACAAGCTGCATGAGGTGCTCCAGATCAGCGACACCATCAGCGTCATCCGGGACGGCCGCATGATCGGCACGATCCCCACCCAGGGCGCCACGACCGAGATCCTCGCCCGCATGATGGTCGGCCGCGACGTGACCCTGAAGGTCAACAAGGCGCCCGCCACGCCCGGACAGGTCGCGCTGGACGTGCAAAACGTCATCGTCAAGGGCGAGCACCGCAACGCCGTGGACGGCGTGAGCTTCCAGGTGCGCGCCGGTGAGATCGTCGGCATTGCGGGCGTTGAGGGCAACGGTCAGAGCGAACTGGTCGAGGCCATCACCGGCCTCCACCCGTACCAGGGGCAGATCACGTACCTGGGAAAAAGCGCCCGCGGTGTGCGCGACGTCGAGGCCAGCGGCCTGTCCCACGTGCCCGAGGACCGCAACGAGCGCGGCCTGGTGCTCGAGATGAGCACCGCCGAGAACTTCATCCTGGGCGAGCATGACCGCGCGCCCTTCGCCGGCCCCATGGGCCTGCTGAAGCAGGACGTCATCGAGGAAAACGCCCGCGCCCTGAGCGAGCAGTACGACGTTCGCCCCCGCAGCGCCACGCTGCCCGCCGGGAGCTACTCCGGCGGGAACGCGCAGAAGATCATCGTGGCCCGCGAGATGCGCAAGGGCCCCAAGATCCTCGTGGCCAGCCAGCCCACCCGCGGCGTGGACATCGGCGCGATCGAGTTCATTCACGCCCGCATCGTCGAGGCGCGCGACCAGGGCCTGGCCGTGCTGCTCGTCAGCGCCGACCTGGGTGAGGTCATGAGTCTCGCCGACCGGATTCTGGTCATGTACGAGGGCAAGGTCGTGGGCGAGGTGAACGCCGCGAACGCCACCGAGACCCAGCTGGGCCTCCTGATGACCGGCAGCGGTCAGGACACCACTACCACCAAAGCCGGCTGGTAA
- a CDS encoding phosphatase PAP2 family protein — protein METLWLMITNLGRDEVFIVVLALFTWLVRPQGGRELGVAFALSYLLNSALKYGLNLPRPFTNDPSLASEAARATAGGPGLPSGHAQMSATLWLGIAAQLRSTGFTVFAALLVALICASRLLLHVHYPSDIAVGLLLGAVFALLAARVHFPQAGLLRWGVPAALLLAAAFIPAGAPREFGTGLGLLAGFWAARPTFSPPRDWAGRLIVAALGLIMVFAVYFALAALPHELKDLGVVRTLRYALLVLVAAEGVPLALRRWLPAQPVTPQGAAQAVH, from the coding sequence ATGGAAACGTTGTGGTTGATGATCACGAACCTGGGTCGTGACGAGGTCTTCATCGTGGTGCTGGCGCTGTTCACGTGGTTGGTGCGGCCGCAGGGGGGCCGGGAGCTGGGCGTGGCGTTCGCGCTGAGTTACCTGCTGAACTCCGCACTGAAGTACGGTCTGAACCTGCCCAGGCCCTTCACGAACGACCCGTCGCTGGCGTCCGAAGCCGCGCGCGCCACGGCGGGCGGTCCGGGTCTGCCGAGCGGGCACGCGCAGATGAGCGCGACGCTGTGGCTGGGCATCGCGGCGCAGTTGCGGTCCACGGGCTTCACGGTGTTCGCCGCGCTGCTGGTGGCGCTGATCTGCGCGTCGCGGCTGCTGCTGCACGTGCACTACCCCAGTGATATCGCGGTGGGGCTGCTGCTGGGCGCTGTCTTTGCGCTGCTCGCGGCGCGGGTGCACTTCCCGCAGGCGGGCCTGCTCCGCTGGGGCGTTCCGGCGGCGCTGCTGCTTGCCGCGGCGTTCATTCCGGCGGGCGCTCCACGTGAGTTCGGCACGGGCCTGGGCCTGCTGGCGGGCTTCTGGGCGGCGCGGCCCACGTTCTCGCCGCCCCGGGACTGGGCGGGCCGCCTGATCGTGGCCGCGCTGGGCCTGATCATGGTGTTCGCGGTTTACTTCGCGCTGGCTGCCCTGCCGCATGAACTGAAGGACCTGGGTGTGGTGCGGACGCTGCGGTACGCGCTGCTGGTGCTGGTGGCCGCCGAGGGCGTCCCCCTGGCGCTGCGGCGCTGGCTGCCCGCGCAGCCCGTGACGCCGCAGGGCGCGGCGCAGGCCGTACACTGA